One window of Melioribacteraceae bacterium 4301-Me genomic DNA carries:
- a CDS encoding ABC transporter ATP-binding protein, with translation MIEIKNLYKKFGSLAALSDVNIQFKNSSLNYLVGPNGSGKTTLIKCILGLVKPTSGEIFVDGVKLNGNYKYKEKIGYMPQIAHFPENLTVREIISTIQNLRSENIRYDEELIENFKLNSEMDKRLKNLSGGTRQKVNAAIAFLFDPQILILDEPTAGLDPVSSSILKDKIIAERKRGKTIIFTSHILSELEELAENVVFLLEGKIYYNGTISHLIEKTKGSNLERAIASIMSGEAA, from the coding sequence ATGATTGAGATTAAAAATCTATATAAAAAATTCGGCAGCCTTGCAGCTTTGTCTGATGTTAATATTCAATTCAAAAACAGTTCTTTAAATTATTTAGTTGGACCTAATGGTTCCGGCAAAACTACATTAATAAAGTGCATTTTAGGATTAGTAAAGCCAACCAGCGGTGAAATTTTTGTTGATGGTGTGAAATTAAACGGAAATTATAAGTACAAAGAAAAAATTGGTTATATGCCTCAAATAGCTCACTTCCCAGAAAATTTAACTGTAAGAGAAATTATAAGTACAATTCAAAATTTGCGTTCCGAGAATATACGTTACGATGAAGAGCTGATAGAAAACTTTAAGTTGAATAGTGAAATGGATAAAAGATTAAAAAATTTATCCGGGGGAACACGTCAAAAAGTTAATGCTGCAATAGCCTTTCTTTTCGATCCGCAAATTTTAATATTAGATGAGCCTACAGCAGGTCTTGACCCAGTTTCATCAAGCATACTAAAAGATAAAATTATTGCCGAGCGCAAACGGGGCAAGACAATCATTTTTACTTCACATATATTAAGTGAGTTAGAAGAGTTAGCTGAAAACGTGGTTTTTCTTCTTGAAGGTAAAATTTATTATAACGGTACAATAAGTCACTTAATCGAAAAAACTAAAGGCTCAAATCTTGAAAGAGCAATTGCATCAATTATGAGCGGAGAAGCAGCATGA
- a CDS encoding ABC transporter permease subunit: MNTLLKIIKFQLHDILRSKWLIIYWLFFLLITYGFFALSSDFSKVLVSLINIIQIVIPLVSIVFGTIYLYSNRDYVIFMLSQPIKRSTLYFGLFLGLLIPLIGCFVFGISISIVLFVSSVGENWLSLVYLIISGVFQTIIFTGLSFLISTLNENKMLGLGLSLFIWLFFSAIYDALFLLILQFFQDYPLEKISIVITMFNPIDIARILIILHLDISALMGYTGAVFQKFFNNDLGIAVSLLLLVCWSIIPVIIGRKKFSIKDF, encoded by the coding sequence ATGAATACACTTTTAAAGATAATAAAATTTCAACTGCACGATATTTTAAGAAGCAAGTGGTTAATTATATATTGGCTGTTCTTTTTATTAATTACCTATGGGTTCTTTGCGCTTTCTTCGGATTTTTCAAAAGTGTTAGTTAGCCTTATTAACATAATACAAATTGTAATCCCGCTTGTCTCAATTGTCTTTGGAACGATTTATTTGTATAGCAATAGAGACTATGTAATTTTTATGCTTTCACAGCCGATAAAACGTAGCACACTTTATTTTGGACTATTTCTCGGTTTATTAATACCGCTAATTGGATGCTTTGTATTTGGAATTTCAATTTCAATAGTTTTGTTTGTAAGCAGTGTAGGTGAGAATTGGCTCTCATTAGTATATTTAATTATTTCCGGGGTTTTTCAGACAATAATTTTTACTGGCCTTTCATTTTTGATATCAACATTAAATGAAAATAAAATGTTGGGTTTGGGCTTATCCTTATTTATTTGGCTCTTTTTCTCCGCAATTTATGATGCTTTGTTCTTATTAATTCTTCAATTTTTCCAGGACTATCCTTTAGAGAAGATTTCTATTGTAATTACAATGTTTAATCCAATTGATATTGCGAGAATTCTTATTATTTTACATTTGGATATTTCAGCACTGATGGGTTACACTGGAGCAGTATTTCAAAAATTTTTTAATAACGATTTAGGAATTGCAGTATCTCTACTTTTGCTTGTATGCTGGTCGATTATACCCGTAATAATTGGCAGAAAAAAGTTTTCTATAAAAGATTTTTAG
- a CDS encoding multiheme c-type cytochrome yields the protein MLKKLLLVSALFIFTEFIQAQDCITCHKNVTPNIVTDWQLSMHAKSDVDCAVCHGTEHTSAEDVAKAKLPTVETCANCHEERVAQFKKGKHAAAWAAMKAMPTIHMQPMALIEGMKGCGGCHKIGIKSEEEIKQLRKDGSLFGNASCDACHTRHTFSVEEARQPQACQTCHEGFDHPQWEMYSNSKHGVRYLLKQTGVLPKESSAPTCQTCHMQNGNHEVRTAWGFLAVRLPMPEDKQWASDRATILQALGVLDMKGQPTKLVDVIKAADVARLSQEDWQKERDKMLKTCGQCHSENFAKGELLKGDDMIKNADHLMAEAIRVVADLYKDGIIKKPANYPFAFPMLLTFHDAPTVIEQKLFVMFLEHRMRTFQGTFHANPDYALWYGWSEMKRDLTEIKELAAQMRREHKK from the coding sequence ATGTTAAAAAAGTTATTATTAGTTTCTGCGCTTTTTATATTTACTGAGTTTATTCAAGCGCAAGATTGTATTACCTGCCATAAAAATGTTACGCCGAACATTGTTACTGATTGGCAGTTAAGTATGCATGCAAAAAGTGATGTAGATTGTGCAGTTTGTCATGGAACTGAGCATACATCTGCTGAGGATGTTGCGAAAGCAAAGTTACCCACTGTAGAAACCTGTGCAAACTGTCACGAAGAACGAGTTGCCCAATTTAAGAAAGGAAAACACGCTGCAGCTTGGGCTGCGATGAAAGCAATGCCGACAATTCACATGCAGCCAATGGCATTGATTGAAGGTATGAAAGGATGTGGTGGCTGCCATAAAATTGGAATCAAATCTGAAGAAGAAATTAAACAACTTAGAAAAGATGGTTCTTTGTTTGGAAATGCCTCTTGCGATGCATGCCATACACGTCATACTTTCAGTGTTGAAGAAGCACGACAACCACAAGCATGTCAAACTTGTCACGAAGGCTTTGACCATCCGCAATGGGAAATGTATTCCAACTCCAAACACGGTGTAAGATATTTACTGAAACAAACAGGTGTACTGCCTAAAGAAAGTTCTGCACCAACTTGCCAAACATGTCACATGCAGAATGGTAATCATGAGGTTAGAACTGCATGGGGATTTTTAGCAGTTCGTTTGCCTATGCCGGAAGATAAACAATGGGCAAGCGATCGTGCTACAATTCTTCAAGCATTAGGTGTGCTCGATATGAAAGGTCAACCAACAAAATTAGTTGATGTTATTAAAGCTGCGGATGTTGCACGGCTTAGCCAAGAAGACTGGCAAAAAGAACGTGATAAAATGTTAAAAACCTGCGGTCAATGCCACTCTGAAAATTTTGCTAAGGGTGAACTGCTAAAGGGCGATGATATGATTAAAAATGCAGACCATCTAATGGCTGAAGCAATTAGAGTTGTTGCAGATTTATATAAAGACGGCATAATTAAAAAGCCGGCTAATTATCCATTCGCCTTCCCAATGCTTTTGACGTTTCACGATGCACCAACTGTAATTGAACAAAAACTGTTTGTAATGTTCTTAGAACATAGAATGAGAACTTTCCAAGGCACTTTTCATGCAAATCCGGATTATGCTTTGTGGTACGGCTGGAGCGAAATGAAAAGAGATTTAACTGAAATTAAAGAACTGGCTGCACAAATGAGGAGAGAGCATAAAAAGTAA